Proteins encoded together in one Leisingera methylohalidivorans DSM 14336 window:
- a CDS encoding MFS transporter, translating into MTPRQRFWHVAAAGTAFQAGSAAIDSSTIMAALILQLTGSPLAVGAVPAILRLGWLTPQNFVGYLAGRSGASMPFYAAGALGRTAAIALLATVLWLGSAAEWRPASIGAAALALWTLYAFVSGIAGVPCNDIAARAVPSNRRSRLLALRFFGGGLAALAVAALAGHFVRSTEFPVSYAAVFGIAASLMLVSSVLLVSIREPERPGISEGAESFAANFRERRTAFRKDPRFRLFVFAQCSGGAVLIAAPFYVAAAADMGLDPENIALLLGAQTSGALASNLLWGWRGDTRGKLPLMRLVSILRLAPPLILLALLFLKMPHTQILIALSVVFLLLGALANGLTIAVPGLLMEISPEHCRPAYSGYFKALTAPAFILPLLGGVVYGAIGAEAVFFLSAVSAAGQVCALLPMRTKENL; encoded by the coding sequence ATGACACCCCGGCAGCGTTTCTGGCATGTGGCGGCGGCAGGGACCGCATTTCAGGCCGGTTCTGCTGCGATAGACAGTTCTACCATCATGGCCGCGCTGATCCTCCAGCTCACCGGGAGTCCACTTGCGGTTGGCGCAGTGCCCGCGATCCTGAGGCTCGGCTGGCTCACGCCACAGAACTTTGTCGGCTATCTCGCGGGGCGAAGCGGCGCTTCAATGCCATTCTACGCCGCCGGAGCACTCGGCCGGACCGCAGCTATCGCCTTGCTGGCCACAGTACTTTGGCTTGGCTCGGCCGCAGAATGGCGGCCGGCATCAATTGGCGCCGCGGCGCTGGCGCTCTGGACGCTGTACGCCTTTGTAAGCGGCATTGCCGGCGTCCCCTGCAATGATATCGCCGCCCGCGCGGTCCCCTCTAACCGCCGCTCGCGCTTGCTGGCGCTGCGGTTTTTCGGGGGTGGACTCGCCGCATTGGCAGTGGCGGCCTTGGCCGGTCATTTCGTCAGGTCCACGGAGTTCCCCGTCTCCTATGCAGCTGTGTTCGGGATCGCGGCGTCATTGATGCTGGTATCTTCAGTCCTCTTAGTCTCAATACGGGAGCCGGAGCGCCCGGGCATCTCGGAAGGCGCAGAGAGTTTCGCGGCCAATTTCCGCGAGCGGCGCACGGCCTTCCGGAAAGATCCCCGCTTCCGCCTGTTCGTCTTCGCGCAATGCAGCGGTGGCGCGGTGCTGATCGCGGCCCCGTTCTATGTGGCCGCCGCCGCGGATATGGGGCTTGATCCTGAAAACATTGCGCTTCTTCTCGGCGCCCAAACGTCAGGTGCTCTGGCTTCCAACCTGCTCTGGGGCTGGCGGGGCGATACGCGCGGCAAGCTTCCCCTCATGCGCCTGGTCTCTATCCTGCGGCTTGCACCCCCCTTGATTCTGCTGGCCCTGCTATTCCTGAAGATGCCGCATACGCAAATTCTGATCGCTCTTTCGGTTGTATTCCTGCTGCTCGGCGCCCTCGCAAACGGATTAACCATCGCTGTACCCGGGCTGCTGATGGAGATTTCCCCGGAACACTGCCGGCCAGCCTACTCCGGGTACTTCAAAGCGCTGACTGCCCCGGCGTTTATCTTGCCGCTTTTGGGTGGGGTGGTCTATGGCGCTATCGGAGCGGAGGCTGTGTTCTTCCTGTCGGCTGTTTCCGCGGCGGGGCAGGTCTGCGCCTTGTTACCGATGCGCACCAAGGAGAATTTGTAA
- a CDS encoding cytochrome c biogenesis CcdA family protein, which translates to MAAGLGARKGAGSEADNSRARGFVLSVGFVLGIVTVDIIIGALFGFAGLAVMRVLNAVLAYVYALLAAVLALTGLALWRKLRIRIPVLRPEAGSARTFLGAYILGLPFGLSTCPACTPMVLPVVIAASSTADPFLGAVLMGVFGLARSLPLVIAGTSAASFVQHRHSRHIVRWAERLGGLLLISAAVYFAWQAGRYAGLY; encoded by the coding sequence GTGGCGGCGGGGCTTGGCGCCAGAAAGGGCGCGGGGTCTGAGGCGGACAACAGCCGCGCCCGCGGATTTGTTCTGTCGGTTGGCTTTGTGCTCGGCATTGTCACGGTGGACATCATCATTGGCGCCTTGTTCGGCTTTGCTGGACTTGCGGTCATGCGCGTGCTGAATGCGGTTCTTGCGTATGTGTATGCTTTGCTTGCCGCGGTGCTGGCGCTTACTGGCCTGGCGCTGTGGCGTAAACTGCGCATTCGTATCCCTGTGCTTCGTCCCGAGGCTGGGTCGGCCCGGACCTTTCTTGGAGCTTACATACTGGGCCTGCCGTTTGGCCTTTCCACCTGCCCTGCCTGCACACCAATGGTGCTGCCCGTCGTGATTGCAGCGTCTTCCACGGCGGATCCCTTTTTGGGTGCTGTGCTTATGGGCGTCTTCGGCCTGGCGCGCAGCCTTCCTTTGGTGATCGCCGGGACTTCCGCTGCCAGCTTTGTGCAGCACCGGCATTCCAGACACATTGTCCGTTGGGCAGAACGCCTGGGCGGCCTGCTGCTGATCTCGGCTGCTGTCTATTTTGCCTGGCAGGCTGGGCGTTATGCCGGGCTGTATTAA
- the merA gene encoding mercury(II) reductase, with the protein MNSDCCTPSREYDLAVIGAGSAGFSAAITAAEGGKRVALIGHGTIGGTCVNVGCVPSKTMIRAAEAVHGATAAHRFRGLKGSAEVTDWAAIIRAKDDLVATLRQKKYADLLPGYEGVTYIEEGPARLVAGGVEAGGWLIRAPKVIIATGGGPARPDIAGIEDVLSLDSTSLLELDHLPERLIFLGGGYIGVELAQMMSRMGVDVTLACRSRLLPQTEPEVSAALADTLRDEGITILDGVSYEGSRRDGGDAVLNVQKDGAVQDLAADYLVLTTGRTPNTEGLGLAELGVETDTRGAIAVGADMQTSRPGVYAAGDVTDRDQFVYMAAYGAKLAARNAVLGGSETYDNATMPWVVFTDPQVAGVGLTEAQAQSAGHDVKTSVLTLDNVPRALAARDTRGLIKLVADARTDQLLGGVIMAPEGSDSIQTLAMALKFGMTAKALGTTIFPYLTTVEGLKLAAQTFDMDVGQLSCCAG; encoded by the coding sequence ATGAACAGCGACTGCTGCACGCCAAGTAGGGAATATGACCTTGCAGTCATTGGGGCCGGTTCGGCCGGGTTCTCGGCCGCGATCACGGCCGCCGAGGGTGGCAAACGGGTGGCGCTAATCGGGCATGGCACCATCGGCGGCACCTGCGTGAACGTGGGCTGTGTGCCTTCGAAAACAATGATCCGTGCCGCCGAGGCGGTACATGGCGCGACGGCTGCGCATCGCTTTCGCGGCCTGAAAGGCAGCGCAGAAGTCACAGACTGGGCTGCGATCATTAGGGCCAAGGATGATTTGGTGGCCACGCTGAGGCAGAAGAAATATGCCGATTTGCTCCCAGGATACGAGGGTGTCACCTATATTGAGGAAGGCCCCGCGCGGCTGGTTGCGGGCGGGGTCGAGGCCGGAGGCTGGCTGATCCGGGCGCCGAAGGTGATCATTGCAACGGGCGGAGGGCCCGCGCGGCCGGATATCGCGGGTATTGAGGATGTGCTGTCCCTCGACAGCACCTCTCTGCTTGAGCTGGACCATCTGCCTGAGCGCCTGATTTTTCTGGGCGGCGGCTATATTGGAGTCGAGTTGGCGCAGATGATGTCCCGGATGGGCGTCGATGTGACCCTTGCCTGCCGCTCCCGCCTGCTGCCGCAGACCGAACCCGAAGTATCTGCGGCGCTGGCGGATACCCTGCGCGACGAAGGCATTACGATTTTGGACGGCGTTAGCTATGAGGGCAGCCGCCGCGACGGCGGCGACGCAGTTCTGAACGTGCAAAAGGACGGTGCGGTGCAGGATCTGGCAGCAGACTATCTCGTCCTGACTACCGGGCGCACCCCGAATACCGAGGGGCTTGGCCTGGCGGAACTGGGGGTTGAAACAGATACGCGAGGGGCCATTGCTGTCGGCGCGGATATGCAAACCAGCCGCCCCGGCGTCTATGCGGCTGGGGATGTGACGGACCGCGATCAGTTTGTCTACATGGCGGCCTATGGCGCGAAACTGGCGGCCCGCAATGCGGTTCTGGGCGGCAGCGAGACTTACGATAACGCGACGATGCCCTGGGTTGTGTTCACCGACCCGCAGGTGGCGGGCGTCGGCCTGACCGAAGCGCAAGCACAATCCGCGGGCCATGATGTAAAAACCAGCGTTCTCACACTCGACAACGTGCCGCGCGCGCTTGCGGCACGGGACACGCGCGGCCTGATCAAACTGGTGGCTGATGCCAGGACAGACCAGCTGCTGGGCGGTGTTATCATGGCGCCAGAAGGCTCCGACAGCATTCAGACTCTGGCCATGGCCTTGAAATTCGGAATGACCGCCAAGGCACTTGGAACTACGATCTTTCCCTATCTCACCACAGTCGAGGGGCTGAAGCTCGCAGCGCAAACCTTTGATATGGATGTGGGTCAGCTCTCCTGCTGTGCAGGGTGA
- the merF gene encoding mercury resistance system transport protein MerF, whose translation MTEKTDRKLLTTGIAGTLVAALCCFTPVLAALLGVVGLSAVLGWIDYVLFPALAFFLALTAYAVWRRQRRAQQN comes from the coding sequence ATGACTGAAAAAACTGACCGCAAGTTGCTGACCACTGGAATCGCGGGCACCCTTGTCGCCGCATTGTGCTGTTTCACACCAGTCCTGGCAGCGCTCCTTGGCGTTGTGGGGCTTTCTGCGGTGCTGGGCTGGATCGACTATGTTCTGTTCCCCGCGCTGGCGTTCTTCCTTGCCCTGACGGCCTATGCCGTCTGGCGGAGGCAGCGGCGGGCACAGCAGAACTGA
- a CDS encoding heavy-metal-associated domain-containing protein, with protein MKKLLAAVLGLGLLGMAQFAALTMPAAAQNLAAEETVTFEVENMTCALCPVTVKRAMEGVDGVRSVEVDFDAKTATVVFDTATTSAETISAASANAGYPAVEKG; from the coding sequence ATGAAGAAATTGCTCGCTGCCGTTCTCGGGCTTGGCCTTCTTGGGATGGCCCAATTTGCGGCTTTGACGATGCCCGCAGCCGCCCAAAATCTTGCTGCGGAGGAGACCGTGACCTTCGAAGTCGAAAACATGACCTGCGCGCTCTGCCCGGTGACGGTGAAGCGCGCGATGGAAGGCGTGGACGGCGTGCGCTCCGTCGAGGTGGATTTTGACGCAAAGACAGCCACCGTGGTCTTTGACACAGCTACAACGAGCGCCGAAACCATTTCGGCGGCCTCCGCAAATGCCGGCTATCCGGCAGTGGAGAAAGGCTGA
- a CDS encoding mercuric transporter MerT family protein, whose amino-acid sequence MRIAEKQTREAETGVDRSSKGWLAAGGLLGAVFASACCVGPLVLLTLGISGAWIGNLTALEPYKPVFALIALGFIGAGFRQVYFRKPVTCEPGSYCAKPSSARITKTALWISLVLVVAALTITLWAPLFY is encoded by the coding sequence ATGAGGATTGCTGAAAAGCAAACCAGAGAAGCGGAAACAGGTGTGGACCGAAGCAGCAAAGGCTGGCTTGCCGCGGGCGGGCTGCTTGGCGCGGTTTTTGCGTCCGCCTGCTGCGTCGGGCCGCTGGTATTGCTCACGCTCGGAATCTCGGGAGCCTGGATCGGCAACCTGACCGCCCTTGAACCCTACAAGCCGGTTTTTGCCCTGATCGCGCTTGGCTTCATCGGCGCCGGCTTCCGGCAGGTTTACTTCCGCAAGCCGGTCACCTGCGAACCGGGGTCCTACTGCGCCAAACCCTCCTCGGCCCGCATCACCAAGACAGCGCTCTGGATTTCGCTGGTTCTTGTTGTGGCAGCTCTCACCATCACCTTGTGGGCGCCGCTCTTCTACTGA
- a CDS encoding MerR family transcriptional regulator, with protein MPDHKDATALTRGELAKATGCNLETIRYYEKTGMMPDPPRTAAGHRIYGQAHVQRLRFILRARELGFAIEEIKDLLGLVDGGTQTCGEVKALTERHLSDVRRKIADLRRIEKVLAATAAQCSGEDVPECPVLEALAS; from the coding sequence ATGCCGGATCACAAAGACGCGACAGCTCTCACCCGGGGGGAGCTGGCCAAGGCAACGGGCTGCAACCTTGAAACCATCCGCTATTACGAGAAAACCGGCATGATGCCGGACCCGCCGCGCACGGCTGCGGGCCACCGCATCTACGGGCAAGCCCATGTTCAGCGCCTGCGTTTCATCCTGCGGGCCCGCGAGCTGGGCTTTGCCATTGAAGAAATCAAAGATCTGCTTGGCCTGGTCGACGGCGGCACCCAGACCTGCGGTGAGGTGAAAGCCCTGACCGAACGCCATCTCAGCGATGTACGCCGGAAAATTGCAGACCTTCGCAGAATCGAAAAAGTACTGGCCGCAACAGCTGCCCAATGTTCCGGCGAGGATGTCCCGGAGTGCCCGGTGCTGGAGGCGCTGGCATCTTGA
- a CDS encoding YnfA family protein, translated as MTGTFLIFALAALAEIAGCFAFWAWLRLDRSPLWLVPGIASLVLFAYLLTRADSAFAGRAYAAYGGVYIASSMFWMWLAEGNRPDRWDITGMTICLIGSALILVPSRG; from the coding sequence TTGACCGGGACGTTTCTGATCTTTGCCCTGGCAGCCCTGGCGGAAATCGCCGGGTGCTTTGCCTTCTGGGCGTGGCTGCGTCTGGACCGGTCGCCGCTCTGGCTGGTGCCCGGCATCGCAAGCCTTGTGCTGTTCGCGTACCTTCTGACGCGCGCAGACAGCGCATTTGCCGGCCGGGCCTACGCCGCCTATGGCGGCGTTTATATCGCCAGTTCCATGTTCTGGATGTGGCTGGCCGAAGGCAACCGCCCCGACCGATGGGATATAACAGGAATGACGATTTGCCTGATCGGCAGCGCACTCATCCTGGTACCGTCTCGAGGTTGA
- a CDS encoding ABC transporter ATP-binding protein, giving the protein MIELENLVAGYRSFRLHPASLRFDAGKLTALIGPNGCGKSTLFKAVSGQLKADSGRIRVSGEDIARLSPRALARRLALLAQDNEVPPGVTVADLVGYGRAPHQNLLGIGDAADRALVARAITRMGLEELAGRKLATLSGGQRQRAFIAMVLAQDTPAMLFDEPTSWLDIRHQVEVLRLMRSLAREGRSCITVLHDIPQAARYADEIVVMNSGRVVAHGAPRQVLTAELIEQVYGLPVEIHPDPVTGTPVPVPLETVCPVQ; this is encoded by the coding sequence ATGATCGAGCTTGAAAACCTCGTGGCAGGCTACCGGTCTTTCCGCCTCCACCCTGCAAGCTTGCGCTTTGACGCGGGCAAGCTGACTGCTCTGATTGGCCCGAATGGCTGCGGCAAGTCCACCCTTTTCAAGGCGGTATCCGGGCAGCTGAAAGCGGATAGCGGGCGGATCCGCGTTAGCGGTGAAGACATTGCGCGCCTGTCCCCCCGTGCCCTCGCCCGGCGGCTCGCCCTGTTGGCGCAGGACAATGAAGTGCCGCCCGGGGTCACCGTGGCTGATCTGGTAGGCTATGGCCGCGCCCCGCATCAGAACCTGCTGGGCATTGGTGATGCCGCCGACCGGGCTCTTGTGGCCCGTGCCATTACCCGGATGGGGCTGGAGGAGCTCGCCGGGCGCAAGCTGGCGACCCTGTCCGGGGGGCAGCGCCAGAGGGCATTCATTGCCATGGTTCTGGCCCAAGACACGCCGGCGATGCTGTTTGACGAGCCGACCAGCTGGCTGGACATCCGCCACCAGGTGGAGGTGTTGAGACTGATGCGAAGCCTGGCCCGCGAGGGGCGGAGCTGCATCACTGTGCTGCACGACATCCCGCAGGCGGCCCGCTATGCCGATGAAATCGTGGTTATGAACTCAGGCCGGGTAGTGGCGCATGGCGCGCCTCGGCAGGTGCTTACGGCGGAGCTGATCGAACAGGTCTATGGCCTGCCTGTCGAAATCCATCCCGACCCGGTAACCGGAACACCAGTCCCGGTGCCGCTGGAGACGGTCTGCCCGGTTCAGTAG
- a CDS encoding FecCD family ABC transporter permease, which translates to MLADPLSYHRFGSRRASCPLIFLSLVLTAAVLFGLTSGAVPIPASVLWNTLFGFEGPRQDFIILNLRLPRTLLAALTGASLAVSGAVIQSLLRNPLASPKIVGINSGAAFAVLGCTLILPAHASGLAPYAAAAGGLAAGGLVWIMASRGQTDAARLTLIGIATGFALDAAVEFLLVTQTGPEFSAPMIWLTGSLWGRGWPHLAAVAPVLTVLILLAFLLSFRLDLQYLGPARAAALGARNRLERGAAFLVAVLLAAISVSVVGVIGFVGLMAPHIAMRLVGGRHWPLLPAAALTGAIFCAGADAAGRAIAPPVEISAGIITALLGAPFFIWLLVTENRSQRGTG; encoded by the coding sequence ATGCTCGCTGATCCTTTATCCTATCACCGTTTCGGCAGCCGCCGGGCTTCCTGCCCCCTGATCTTTCTCTCGCTTGTACTGACTGCTGCCGTGCTGTTCGGCCTCACCAGCGGCGCAGTTCCCATCCCTGCCAGCGTCCTATGGAACACGCTGTTTGGTTTTGAGGGGCCCCGTCAGGATTTCATTATCCTCAACCTGCGTCTGCCCCGTACCCTTCTGGCTGCGCTTACTGGTGCTTCGCTCGCTGTCTCCGGGGCGGTGATCCAGTCGCTGCTGCGCAATCCGCTGGCAAGCCCGAAAATCGTCGGCATCAATTCAGGCGCCGCCTTTGCGGTTCTTGGTTGCACGTTAATCCTGCCCGCTCATGCCAGCGGTTTGGCCCCCTATGCGGCAGCAGCGGGAGGGTTGGCGGCTGGCGGTCTGGTGTGGATCATGGCCAGCCGGGGACAGACGGATGCCGCCCGGCTGACCCTGATCGGAATTGCAACCGGGTTTGCGCTGGATGCTGCGGTTGAATTTCTGCTGGTCACCCAGACCGGGCCTGAGTTTTCAGCGCCGATGATCTGGCTGACAGGCAGCCTGTGGGGCCGCGGCTGGCCGCATCTTGCCGCTGTCGCGCCGGTACTGACTGTGCTGATCTTACTGGCTTTCCTGCTGAGCTTCCGGCTGGACCTGCAATATCTCGGCCCCGCCCGTGCGGCAGCGCTTGGGGCGCGCAACCGGCTGGAACGCGGAGCGGCCTTTCTCGTGGCAGTCCTTCTGGCCGCCATTTCCGTCAGCGTGGTCGGGGTCATCGGCTTTGTCGGCCTGATGGCGCCGCATATCGCTATGCGGCTGGTCGGCGGGCGCCATTGGCCGCTGCTGCCTGCCGCGGCGCTGACCGGCGCGATCTTCTGCGCGGGCGCTGATGCCGCCGGCCGCGCCATCGCGCCGCCGGTCGAGATTTCAGCCGGCATCATCACGGCGTTGCTGGGCGCGCCGTTTTTCATTTGGCTTCTTGTAACAGAGAACCGCAGTCAGAGAGGCACCGGATGA
- a CDS encoding FecCD family ABC transporter permease, giving the protein MNGARCVIQAGEKHTVRWDRVFWVLAGCAALAGGTGLSLATGGRSDVGLADLSGLFRGAEATLAEQTMRDIRVPRTLSAVLLGANLGVAGLLLQAVTRNNLASPGLLGINQGAALGIVLGVAAPGFAAVPLPLLATFCALTAAALTFAISGAFSGRIDAMRLILGGIAVGALGFAAVRLGYTLEDDVSRQIVRWTVGDVAGVRMDAVVRLALVAVAGGGSAFALAHRLNLMALGQAASHGLGADPRRTLAAGTGLAAILTGVSVSVAGPIAFAGLVVPHLAKSLAGPDYRRLVPLAALLGAGLMAWADALSKLWPGMAEIPVGVVVALIGAPWLLAAVLSGKGAGNAR; this is encoded by the coding sequence GTGAACGGGGCCCGCTGTGTGATTCAGGCCGGCGAAAAGCATACGGTCCGCTGGGACCGGGTATTCTGGGTGCTGGCCGGATGTGCAGCCTTAGCGGGAGGCACCGGGCTTTCGCTGGCCACAGGCGGGCGCAGTGATGTCGGGCTTGCCGATCTGTCAGGTTTGTTCCGGGGTGCTGAGGCGACACTGGCCGAACAGACCATGCGCGATATTCGAGTGCCGCGCACCCTGTCGGCGGTGCTGCTGGGCGCCAATCTCGGGGTGGCCGGGCTGCTCCTGCAAGCGGTGACACGCAACAACCTGGCTTCGCCGGGCCTGCTTGGAATCAACCAGGGGGCGGCGCTGGGGATCGTGCTGGGAGTGGCGGCTCCCGGGTTTGCGGCGGTGCCATTGCCGCTGCTGGCGACGTTCTGCGCCCTTACCGCGGCAGCTCTGACCTTTGCCATTTCGGGGGCATTTTCCGGGCGTATCGATGCGATGCGGCTGATATTGGGCGGGATTGCCGTGGGCGCACTTGGGTTTGCCGCAGTGCGGCTCGGCTATACGCTGGAGGACGACGTGTCGCGTCAGATCGTGCGCTGGACAGTCGGCGATGTCGCCGGGGTGCGGATGGATGCTGTGGTGCGGCTGGCTCTGGTCGCGGTGGCAGGCGGCGGCTCAGCCTTCGCCCTGGCTCACCGGCTTAACCTGATGGCACTGGGACAGGCCGCCAGTCACGGGCTGGGCGCAGACCCCCGCCGCACGCTGGCCGCCGGCACGGGTTTAGCAGCCATTCTGACCGGGGTCAGCGTGTCCGTGGCCGGCCCCATCGCGTTTGCCGGACTGGTGGTGCCCCATCTTGCGAAAAGCCTGGCAGGCCCGGATTACCGCCGGCTGGTGCCGCTGGCCGCACTTCTGGGAGCCGGGCTGATGGCCTGGGCAGATGCGCTCTCGAAATTGTGGCCAGGCATGGCGGAGATTCCGGTAGGCGTGGTTGTGGCCCTGATCGGCGCACCCTGGCTTCTGGCGGCAGTTCTCAGCGGCAAAGGAGCAGGCAATGCTCGCTGA